A single genomic interval of Aegicerativicinus sediminis harbors:
- a CDS encoding VIT1/CCC1 transporter family protein: MQTEPLDDYLAPHYINRSNWLRAAVLGANDGILSTASIAIGVAAASDTREPVILATLAGLVAGALSMAAGEYVSVSSQTDVEKADIEREKEELKDMPEIELQRLAEIYEQRGLKKETALNVAKELTEHDALGAHIRDELGINEISQAKPLQAAMASGAAFTVGGLLPFLVTLFLPLRSMEYWLYFFALFFLIILGATAAKTGGSNIGKAILRITFWGTVAMGLTALVGYFFNVNVA, encoded by the coding sequence ATGCAAACAGAACCTTTGGATGATTATTTAGCTCCCCATTATATCAATCGCAGTAATTGGTTAAGGGCCGCTGTTCTTGGAGCGAACGATGGTATTTTATCGACTGCAAGTATTGCCATCGGTGTTGCCGCGGCAAGTGATACAAGAGAACCCGTAATTTTAGCAACTTTGGCAGGCCTTGTTGCAGGCGCACTCTCCATGGCAGCAGGAGAATATGTTTCCGTAAGCTCACAGACAGATGTAGAAAAAGCAGATATTGAACGAGAAAAAGAAGAATTGAAAGACATGCCTGAAATTGAACTTCAACGACTGGCTGAAATTTATGAACAAAGAGGTTTAAAAAAGGAAACAGCTCTTAATGTAGCAAAGGAACTAACAGAACATGATGCCTTAGGCGCTCATATAAGAGACGAATTGGGGATTAATGAAATAAGCCAAGCAAAACCACTACAAGCCGCAATGGCATCTGGAGCTGCATTTACCGTTGGAGGTTTATTGCCGTTTTTAGTTACCTTATTCCTCCCATTAAGAAGCATGGAATATTGGCTTTATTTCTTTGCCCTTTTTTTCCTGATTATTTTAGGTGCAACAGCGGCCAAAACAGGAGGATCTAATATTGGTAAAGCAATTTTAAGAATTACTTTTTGGGGTACCGTTGCCATGGGACTAACAGCATTAGTAGGATATTTTTTTAATGTGAATGTTGCCTAA
- a CDS encoding acetylserotonin O-methyltransferase encodes MEESTPSEPNPSKIMQIGMGFWASKTLLTAVNMELFTHLAKGPLSAKDIQDKLGLHERSVYDFLDTLVALGFLKRTGLKESSIYSNSEDSNLFLDKDKPSYIGGILEMSNNRLYPFWNDLETCLKTGQPQNETKNGGAPLFEAIYANEDRLREFIHGMGGVQAGNFMKLAHDFDFSKYKTLCDVGGSGGNLSIHVAKNNSHMKCISFDLPAVSPIAQANIDRFGFGDRIEVRSGDFFEDDLPNADIITMGNILHDWSLEDKKMLIKKAYNSLPDGGAFIVVENIIDNERNKNAFGLMMSLNMAIETDGGFDFTAADFEKWAKEAGFSKIDVMPLAGPSSAAIAIK; translated from the coding sequence ATGGAAGAATCAACACCATCTGAACCAAACCCTTCAAAAATAATGCAAATAGGCATGGGCTTTTGGGCTTCAAAAACCTTGCTCACGGCCGTGAATATGGAATTATTCACCCACCTAGCAAAAGGCCCATTGTCAGCAAAGGATATACAGGATAAATTAGGTCTACACGAAAGGTCTGTCTACGATTTTCTTGACACCTTGGTTGCCTTAGGATTTTTAAAAAGAACTGGATTGAAGGAAAGCTCAATCTACAGTAATTCAGAAGACTCGAATTTGTTTTTAGATAAAGACAAACCTAGTTATATAGGGGGTATTTTGGAAATGTCCAACAATAGGCTGTATCCCTTTTGGAATGATTTAGAAACTTGTTTAAAAACCGGTCAACCACAAAACGAAACCAAAAATGGCGGTGCACCACTATTCGAGGCAATTTATGCGAATGAAGATCGGTTAAGAGAATTTATTCATGGAATGGGCGGTGTTCAAGCTGGGAATTTCATGAAACTAGCTCATGATTTTGATTTTTCTAAATATAAAACTCTATGCGATGTGGGCGGTTCAGGAGGCAATCTTTCAATCCATGTTGCAAAGAACAATAGCCATATGAAATGTATTTCGTTTGATTTACCAGCTGTTTCCCCAATTGCCCAAGCAAACATCGACCGTTTTGGATTCGGTGACAGAATTGAAGTTCGTTCAGGTGATTTTTTCGAAGACGATTTGCCAAATGCCGATATTATAACTATGGGAAACATTCTTCATGATTGGAGCCTAGAAGACAAAAAAATGCTTATAAAAAAAGCGTATAACTCATTGCCAGATGGAGGTGCCTTCATTGTCGTTGAAAACATCATAGATAACGAAAGAAACAAAAACGCCTTCGGTTTAATGATGTCCTTAAATATGGCTATAGAAACGGATGGCGGATTTGATTTCACGGCTGCCGATTTTGAAAAGTGGGCAAAAGAAGCTGGCTTTTCCAAAATTGATGTAATGCCTTTGGCAGGACCTTCCAGCGCAGCTATCGCCATTAAGTGA
- a CDS encoding NmrA/HSCARG family protein, whose amino-acid sequence MSTKLITVFGATGAQGGGLVRAILTDKSSDFKVRAVTRNASSEKANALKKQGAEVVEANIDDTESIKAALDGAYGAYFVTFFWEHFSAEKEMQEVKNFIDAAKTSNLKHIIWSTLEDTRNWVPLDDDRMPTLQGKYKVPHFDGKGEADNLFKEANLPVTLLRTSFYWDNFIYFGMGPQKGEDGNYYIAFPMDDKKLAGIAAEDIGKCAYGVFKENGDIIGKTIGIVGEKLSGSEMAAKLSEALDINVIYNNVSPETYRNFGFPGADDLGNMFQFKRDFNDDFNSIRDEELSLKLNSELQDFDKWLSINAERIPLE is encoded by the coding sequence ATGAGTACTAAATTGATTACCGTATTTGGGGCAACTGGAGCACAAGGAGGAGGGCTTGTGAGAGCCATATTAACTGATAAAAGTTCAGATTTCAAAGTAAGGGCTGTTACAAGGAATGCCTCTTCGGAAAAGGCAAATGCCTTAAAAAAGCAAGGAGCTGAAGTTGTTGAAGCCAATATTGATGATACGGAAAGTATAAAAGCTGCTTTAGATGGAGCCTATGGAGCCTATTTTGTCACGTTTTTCTGGGAGCATTTTTCCGCAGAAAAGGAAATGCAGGAAGTAAAAAACTTCATCGACGCTGCCAAAACTTCCAATTTAAAACATATCATTTGGTCGACATTAGAAGACACAAGAAATTGGGTTCCATTAGATGATGATAGAATGCCAACGCTTCAAGGCAAATATAAAGTCCCACATTTTGATGGCAAAGGAGAAGCGGATAATTTATTTAAGGAAGCAAACTTGCCTGTAACCCTTTTGAGAACTTCTTTTTATTGGGATAATTTTATCTATTTCGGAATGGGGCCTCAAAAAGGAGAAGATGGCAATTACTATATAGCTTTCCCTATGGATGATAAAAAATTGGCTGGTATTGCCGCAGAGGACATTGGAAAATGTGCGTATGGCGTTTTCAAAGAAAATGGCGACATAATTGGAAAGACTATAGGAATTGTTGGAGAAAAATTAAGCGGAAGTGAGATGGCTGCAAAACTTTCTGAAGCCCTAGATATTAATGTTATTTATAATAATGTTAGTCCTGAGACCTATAGAAATTTTGGATTTCCTGGCGCTGACGATTTAGGAAATATGTTCCAGTTTAAAAGAGATTTCAATGATGATTTTAATAGTATTCGCGATGAAGAACTTTCTTTAAAACTAAATTCTGAACTCCAAGACTTTGACAAATGGCTGTCCATAAATGCGGAACGCATTCCGTTGGAATAA
- a CDS encoding esterase yields the protein MKTIFSKISVFLFISSLVFHQAFGQEAIFSNQDITSPEIHDDKSVTFRFFAPTADSVKVTGDFLPTIKKETQWGMVDAPTHADLTKDKNGLWSFTSDPLMPELYNYSFIVDGVSNTDPNNPFLIRDVASVTNIFIVGGKQADLYKVNDVPHGTVSRIWYNSPGLKMDRRLTVYTPPNYESNKTTTYPVLYLLHGAGGDEEAWIELGRTSQIMDNLIAQGKAKPMIVVMPNANIIQDAAPGQGNKGYYKPQFMVPGSMNGTYEETFMDIISFVESNYRVKKQKEFRAIAGLSMGGFHSLHISRYFPNTFDYIGLFSAAIMPRDGSESKVYSNFEESLNTQKTNGYKLYWIAIGKTDFLYDANMEFIKLLDSIEMPYEYMESEGGHIWRNWRIYLSQFVPRLF from the coding sequence ATGAAAACCATCTTTTCCAAAATCTCAGTATTTCTATTTATTTCCAGTTTAGTTTTCCACCAAGCATTTGGTCAGGAGGCCATATTTTCAAACCAAGATATCACCTCTCCCGAAATTCATGACGATAAATCAGTTACTTTCAGGTTTTTTGCCCCAACGGCAGATTCTGTTAAGGTTACAGGCGATTTTTTGCCAACTATAAAGAAGGAAACTCAATGGGGAATGGTAGACGCTCCGACCCATGCGGATTTAACCAAAGACAAGAATGGGTTGTGGAGTTTTACTTCCGATCCATTGATGCCAGAATTATATAACTACTCATTTATTGTTGATGGAGTTTCAAATACAGACCCTAATAATCCTTTTTTAATTAGAGATGTGGCTTCAGTTACCAATATATTCATTGTCGGTGGCAAACAAGCAGATTTATATAAGGTGAATGACGTTCCCCACGGAACCGTTTCACGCATTTGGTATAATTCCCCCGGACTTAAGATGGATAGGCGATTAACGGTTTACACCCCACCAAATTATGAATCGAATAAAACTACCACATATCCAGTGCTTTATTTATTACATGGAGCCGGTGGAGATGAGGAAGCTTGGATAGAATTAGGAAGAACCTCCCAAATTATGGATAATCTCATCGCTCAAGGAAAAGCGAAGCCGATGATTGTGGTTATGCCCAATGCCAATATTATACAAGATGCGGCACCGGGTCAAGGTAATAAGGGATATTATAAACCCCAATTTATGGTACCCGGCAGCATGAATGGAACTTACGAAGAAACTTTTATGGATATCATATCTTTTGTTGAGAGTAACTATCGCGTTAAAAAACAAAAAGAATTCCGTGCAATTGCAGGTCTTTCTATGGGTGGGTTCCATTCGCTTCACATTTCGAGATATTTTCCTAATACTTTTGACTATATCGGATTGTTTTCTGCGGCCATTATGCCGCGAGACGGTTCTGAATCTAAAGTTTATTCCAATTTCGAGGAAAGCTTAAATACTCAAAAAACAAATGGCTATAAACTGTACTGGATTGCAATAGGCAAAACCGATTTTTTATATGACGCCAATATGGAGTTTATAAAACTTTTAGATTCCATAGAAATGCCTTACGAATATATGGAGTCTGAAGGAGGACATATTTGGCGAAATTGGCGAATTTATTTGTCTCAGTTTGTACCGAGATTATTTTAA
- a CDS encoding SDR family oxidoreductase — protein MKIGITGATGKLGTWALIKLKDRIPSDKIVALVRTPEKLYSSEIEARKFDYNEPESLEASLKGIDKLLLISGNEIGKRYTQHQAVINAAKAAGVQHIVYTSLLNADKSTLVLAGEHMDTEKAIKESGLDYTILRNGWYNENYTESVGSVVELGTLYGSSGEGKISSASREDYAEAAAVVLSEDSHINKAYELSGDDAYTMEDYAKEISKLINKEIPYVNISEEEYSNALIEAGLPEGLATFLAGTHISTLKGDLYDERNELSTLIGRPTTSISESLSKAL, from the coding sequence ATGAAAATAGGAATAACAGGAGCGACCGGAAAATTAGGAACTTGGGCCTTAATAAAATTAAAAGACAGAATACCTTCTGATAAAATTGTTGCGCTAGTACGAACTCCAGAAAAACTATACTCGTCAGAAATTGAGGCACGAAAATTCGATTATAATGAACCTGAAAGCTTGGAAGCATCCTTAAAAGGAATTGACAAATTACTTTTGATTTCTGGAAATGAAATAGGAAAACGCTATACGCAACATCAAGCAGTTATTAACGCCGCCAAGGCCGCTGGAGTACAACACATTGTATACACTAGCCTGTTAAATGCAGATAAATCAACCTTGGTGTTGGCAGGTGAACACATGGATACTGAAAAAGCAATAAAAGAATCTGGTTTAGATTATACCATTTTAAGGAATGGATGGTACAATGAAAACTATACGGAATCTGTAGGTAGTGTGGTAGAATTGGGGACATTGTATGGCAGTTCGGGTGAAGGAAAAATTTCATCTGCTTCAAGGGAGGATTATGCTGAAGCAGCAGCCGTAGTGCTTTCTGAGGATTCACATATCAACAAAGCATATGAACTTTCTGGTGATGATGCATACACCATGGAGGATTATGCAAAGGAAATATCTAAACTCATCAACAAAGAAATACCTTACGTTAATATTTCAGAGGAAGAATACAGCAATGCATTAATTGAAGCTGGATTGCCAGAGGGGCTGGCCACTTTTTTGGCTGGCACTCACATCTCGACTTTAAAAGGGGATCTTTATGATGAAAGAAACGAGCTAAGCACTCTTATTGGAAGACCTACAACAAGTATTTCTGAATCCTTATCAAAGGCTTTGTAG
- a CDS encoding SRPBCC family protein: MSLEKMATKHSQNIDATFGIYHDLTIDVTPEKLFTAIAQPEHLINWWPKKCQGNPALGSQYNFFFSPEYNWFGEVVKFDVNKSFHIKMTKSDVDWDPTTFGFEIREEKGKSVLQFTHLNWKERNSHFRIASFCWAMLLKGLKDYVEKGIILPFEERS, from the coding sequence TTGAGTTTAGAAAAAATGGCTACAAAACACTCTCAAAATATTGATGCAACTTTTGGAATCTATCATGATTTAACTATTGATGTTACTCCAGAAAAATTGTTCACAGCGATTGCACAACCTGAACACCTAATAAATTGGTGGCCAAAAAAATGCCAAGGCAACCCTGCATTAGGGTCTCAATACAATTTCTTTTTTTCACCAGAATACAATTGGTTTGGAGAAGTCGTGAAGTTTGATGTGAACAAAAGCTTCCATATAAAAATGACCAAATCGGACGTTGATTGGGATCCTACCACTTTTGGGTTTGAAATAAGGGAAGAGAAAGGCAAATCAGTACTACAATTCACACATTTGAATTGGAAAGAACGCAATTCCCATTTTAGGATTGCATCCTTTTGTTGGGCAATGTTACTCAAAGGGCTTAAAGATTATGTTGAAAAGGGAATTATTCTTCCTTTTGAAGAAAGAAGTTAA
- a CDS encoding SDR family NAD(P)-dependent oxidoreductase — MKTVDFKNKVVWITGASSGIGASLAIQLNQLGATIIASARRSEKLTELKKSCQYPNQFITLELDITDSNSIKTAINAVEGLKQLDLVIHNAGIAQKGMVIENEMEIDRQIMETNYFGTVAFTKAIMPKYLDQGHGWFAVVSSFAGVMGIPGRSAYAASKHALHGFFESLQAENMNCNLDVSFVIPGFINTEITAKGLCGNGKPFGRVETSHKLGMTADQCAKDTIKGLMKKRQRIVVGKFEVYLLSINRISPRLGRLIIKSHPMKRIRLLKKKITNIFNFGANHSLEPQLTPNN, encoded by the coding sequence ATGAAAACAGTAGATTTTAAAAATAAAGTAGTTTGGATAACAGGAGCCTCTTCAGGCATTGGAGCTTCATTAGCAATTCAATTAAATCAATTAGGAGCAACAATAATTGCATCTGCTAGAAGATCGGAAAAACTCACAGAACTTAAAAAAAGCTGTCAGTATCCAAACCAATTTATAACCCTTGAATTAGACATAACCGATTCAAACTCCATAAAAACAGCAATAAACGCTGTAGAAGGTTTAAAGCAATTAGATTTAGTTATTCATAATGCCGGGATTGCACAAAAAGGAATGGTCATTGAAAATGAAATGGAGATTGACCGACAAATTATGGAAACCAATTATTTCGGAACCGTTGCCTTTACAAAGGCAATTATGCCAAAATACCTTGACCAAGGGCATGGTTGGTTTGCTGTAGTTTCCAGTTTTGCAGGAGTAATGGGTATCCCTGGACGTTCCGCTTATGCCGCTTCAAAACATGCTCTTCATGGTTTTTTCGAATCGCTTCAGGCTGAAAATATGAATTGCAACCTTGACGTTAGCTTTGTGATTCCAGGTTTCATAAACACTGAAATAACGGCCAAGGGATTATGTGGAAACGGCAAACCTTTCGGAAGGGTTGAAACCTCACATAAATTAGGAATGACTGCAGACCAATGTGCAAAAGACACCATTAAAGGCCTAATGAAAAAACGCCAGCGAATTGTTGTGGGTAAATTTGAAGTTTATCTATTATCTATTAACAGAATCTCACCACGCCTTGGCAGACTTATAATAAAAAGTCATCCTATGAAGAGAATACGCCTTCTTAAAAAGAAAATCACCAATATTTTCAACTTTGGAGCAAACCACAGTTTAGAACCTCAATTAACACCTAACAACTAG
- a CDS encoding AMP-binding protein, with product MSVQSPLGAFLQWEKENPDLILFHQPLHGGKRKTYTRSQAGDEIRRVAKSLRQLDLPPKSKVAILSKNCAHWIMADLAIMMAGHISVPIYPTLDADSIRQILDHSESSSIFLGKLDDYPSQKVGIPEINKIGFNCYGMDDGTSWDELVANNQPLTSYADQNPDDLISILYTSGTTGTPKGVMHTVQNFTIVPQTYPKKLSVPDNPRFFSYLPLAHVAERVGIEMNGLFRGSTFYFAESIETFALDLEKVQPHMFFAVPRIWAKFQEAILKKIPQKKLNLLTSIPIVNLLVRKKLKKKLGLSTATFIASGAAPISVELIHWFRKIGVNINQVYGMTEDCILSHYNFPAENRIGSVGKALPGVTGKISEEGEICIKNEVLMKGYYKNPDLTKEMFDSEGFLKTGDIGEYDKDGYLFITGRIKDQFKTDKGKYISPAPIELQLLKNENIELCCVVGMGIPQPIALCVLSEDGIAKDHQTLIESLKTTLVTVNKKLKKVEKLSKMVIMKADWSVDNGLLTPTLKTKRNQIEKIHMPNYKNWFNQEGEVVFE from the coding sequence ATGTCTGTTCAATCACCCTTAGGCGCCTTTCTCCAATGGGAAAAGGAAAATCCTGATTTAATTTTATTCCACCAACCCCTTCATGGAGGCAAAAGAAAAACATATACCCGTTCTCAAGCTGGAGATGAAATAAGGAGGGTAGCTAAGTCATTGAGGCAACTCGATTTGCCTCCTAAAAGTAAGGTGGCGATATTGTCCAAAAATTGTGCACATTGGATTATGGCCGATCTCGCTATCATGATGGCAGGTCATATATCTGTACCTATTTATCCCACTTTAGACGCCGATTCAATTCGTCAAATTTTAGACCACAGTGAGTCTTCCTCCATATTTCTCGGGAAACTTGATGATTATCCATCCCAAAAGGTTGGAATACCAGAGATAAATAAAATCGGATTCAATTGCTATGGTATGGATGATGGAACTTCTTGGGATGAATTGGTAGCAAACAACCAACCCTTGACTTCCTATGCAGACCAAAACCCCGATGACTTAATTTCAATTCTTTATACCTCTGGAACTACGGGTACCCCAAAGGGCGTAATGCATACTGTACAAAATTTCACTATAGTTCCTCAAACCTACCCTAAGAAACTTAGCGTCCCTGACAATCCACGCTTCTTTTCTTACCTACCTCTAGCACATGTAGCAGAGCGAGTTGGTATAGAAATGAATGGTTTGTTTAGAGGATCCACTTTTTATTTTGCAGAATCTATTGAAACCTTTGCACTTGATCTTGAGAAGGTTCAACCTCACATGTTTTTTGCAGTTCCGCGTATTTGGGCAAAATTTCAAGAAGCCATTTTAAAAAAGATACCCCAGAAAAAATTAAATCTTCTTACGAGTATCCCAATTGTCAATTTGCTTGTCAGAAAAAAGTTAAAGAAAAAACTGGGACTTTCCACAGCTACATTTATTGCCTCTGGTGCAGCCCCTATTTCCGTCGAACTAATTCATTGGTTTAGGAAAATTGGTGTAAATATCAACCAAGTTTACGGAATGACCGAAGACTGTATTTTATCACATTATAATTTTCCTGCCGAAAACAGAATAGGATCGGTTGGTAAGGCCTTACCTGGAGTAACAGGAAAAATATCTGAGGAGGGAGAAATCTGCATAAAAAATGAGGTTCTCATGAAGGGTTACTATAAAAACCCTGATCTAACAAAGGAAATGTTTGATAGCGAAGGATTTCTTAAAACTGGTGATATTGGCGAATATGATAAGGATGGATACCTTTTCATAACTGGGCGCATAAAAGACCAGTTTAAAACAGATAAAGGGAAATACATTTCTCCTGCACCTATTGAATTGCAACTATTGAAAAATGAAAATATAGAATTATGCTGTGTAGTAGGTATGGGAATCCCCCAGCCTATAGCTCTTTGCGTTTTGTCTGAAGATGGTATAGCTAAAGACCACCAAACACTAATTGAAAGTCTTAAAACAACGCTTGTAACAGTCAATAAAAAGCTTAAAAAAGTGGAGAAATTATCAAAGATGGTTATCATGAAGGCTGACTGGTCGGTAGATAATGGTCTGTTAACTCCCACTTTAAAAACTAAGCGAAATCAAATCGAAAAAATCCATATGCCCAACTATAAAAATTGGTTTAACCAAGAGGGAGAGGTAGTATTTGAATAG
- a CDS encoding DUF5694 domain-containing protein, with protein MKYFQFFFLCLLLNFSCTSNHKNQLPLKEISEYFPKEKAQVLVVGTFHFDYPGLDAHKTSSEDKIDVLKEPKKSEVTQLVNYIKKFKPNKIAIEAFENWNATEKFRSYKSGEYQNNRDERFQLAMRIASELKLDTLYSIDTETMAGDLEKIDSSYAQALFKDFDFQSDDIYENYYRDQREAEDKAIPKMNLLDYFKYINSKEYHQYDYGAYLIGDFKLGDSRGADIISSWWYNRNLRIFRKLQLITENANDRILLVFGNGHASVLRQVIEASPEYEFIEFDNL; from the coding sequence ATGAAGTATTTTCAATTTTTCTTCCTCTGTCTCCTTTTAAATTTTTCCTGCACTTCCAATCATAAAAACCAATTACCCTTAAAGGAAATATCTGAATATTTTCCAAAAGAAAAAGCTCAGGTTCTAGTAGTGGGTACATTCCATTTTGATTACCCAGGCTTAGATGCACACAAAACATCTAGCGAAGACAAAATAGATGTTTTAAAAGAGCCAAAAAAATCTGAGGTAACTCAATTGGTTAATTACATTAAAAAGTTCAAACCTAACAAAATTGCCATAGAAGCGTTTGAAAATTGGAATGCAACCGAAAAATTTAGAAGTTATAAATCTGGTGAATACCAAAATAATAGGGATGAACGCTTCCAATTGGCTATGCGTATTGCCTCAGAATTAAAACTAGACACCTTATACTCAATTGATACCGAAACAATGGCTGGCGATTTAGAAAAAATTGACTCGTCTTACGCCCAAGCTCTATTTAAAGATTTCGATTTTCAAAGTGATGATATTTATGAAAATTATTATAGAGACCAGCGTGAGGCTGAAGATAAGGCTATACCGAAGATGAATTTATTGGACTATTTCAAGTACATAAATTCAAAAGAGTATCATCAATACGATTATGGAGCGTATTTAATTGGCGACTTCAAACTAGGCGATTCAAGGGGAGCTGATATTATTTCCTCATGGTGGTACAATCGGAATTTGCGCATATTTAGAAAATTACAACTGATTACTGAAAATGCCAATGATAGAATCTTACTTGTCTTTGGAAATGGCCATGCCTCAGTATTAAGACAAGTTATAGAAGCCTCGCCAGAATACGAATTCATAGAATTTGATAATCTCTAA
- the ygiD gene encoding 4,5-DOPA-extradiol-dioxygenase, whose translation MNLRDLNKMTEPLSNTGKMPVLFLGHGSPMNAIEENEFVAGFRRIGKEITKPNAILCISAHWETKGTFVTAMQNPPTIHDFGGFPKALFDVQYPAPGSPELAKETKSIITKTEVGLDEKWGLDHGAWSVIKHLYPNADIPVIQMSIDYSKPPQYHYELAKEINSLRNKGVLIIGSGNMVHNLRMVAWSKLNEEFAFDWATEANEKMKSYILGGDHQRLIDFRSQGRAFDLAIPTPEHYLPLLYTLALKEKNEEVTLFNDKPVAGSLTMTSLKIEAA comes from the coding sequence ATGAATTTAAGAGACTTGAATAAAATGACCGAACCCTTAAGTAACACAGGTAAAATGCCTGTGTTATTTCTTGGGCACGGAAGCCCTATGAATGCCATAGAGGAAAATGAGTTTGTAGCCGGATTTAGAAGAATTGGTAAAGAAATTACTAAACCTAATGCCATTCTCTGTATATCTGCCCATTGGGAAACCAAAGGAACCTTTGTAACTGCGATGCAAAATCCACCAACAATTCACGATTTTGGTGGATTTCCAAAAGCCTTGTTTGATGTGCAGTACCCCGCGCCAGGAAGTCCAGAATTAGCAAAGGAAACAAAAAGCATCATAACAAAAACTGAAGTCGGTTTAGATGAAAAATGGGGTTTGGACCATGGCGCATGGAGTGTTATAAAGCATTTATATCCAAATGCCGACATCCCTGTAATTCAAATGAGTATTGACTACTCTAAACCCCCACAGTACCATTATGAGTTAGCGAAAGAAATTAATAGCCTTAGGAATAAAGGTGTATTAATTATAGGAAGTGGAAATATGGTGCATAATTTACGTATGGTTGCTTGGAGTAAGCTTAATGAAGAATTTGCTTTTGATTGGGCAACGGAGGCAAACGAAAAAATGAAAAGCTATATTTTAGGTGGTGACCACCAAAGGCTAATTGATTTTAGATCACAGGGCCGGGCATTTGATTTGGCTATCCCTACCCCTGAACATTATTTACCTTTGCTTTATACCTTAGCTTTAAAGGAGAAGAATGAGGAAGTAACTTTATTCAACGATAAACCAGTGGCGGGTTCCCTAACAATGACTTCACTAAAAATTGAAGCTGCATAA
- a CDS encoding PAS domain-containing protein codes for MIEGILNIVYGLIASAVFVGLGYLYGRYKERKKKGQPLENYPFYPFSLDDKKMLQFDFDLFNEGVAHLLKKRDYQAGPQLILIGEQNNIRHVYKPSQLKNYEKLYKIYNGDQVLDESLQFLENYKRIVRLIGDSFPDCGIEILLHNLSNPSKALYHIKNNVTGRNVEAPATNLVMDLKRRDTNKEDKLNYELNIGSRRFKCTTIPIYKDKMGIVGAICINVDYNFLNEEVRNNPKLIDKFLDTLCKVDMKLDENILSKNEYEKALKGKRHFRDVSEHL; via the coding sequence ATGATAGAAGGAATTTTAAATATCGTCTATGGCTTAATTGCCTCAGCAGTATTTGTTGGATTAGGTTATCTATACGGACGTTATAAAGAACGTAAGAAAAAGGGGCAACCGTTAGAAAATTATCCCTTTTACCCATTTTCCTTGGATGACAAAAAAATGTTGCAGTTCGATTTTGATTTATTTAATGAAGGGGTGGCTCATCTCCTGAAAAAAAGAGATTATCAGGCAGGTCCACAACTAATCTTAATAGGTGAACAGAACAATATCCGTCATGTTTATAAGCCCTCACAACTTAAAAATTATGAAAAGCTTTATAAAATTTATAATGGCGATCAGGTATTAGACGAATCCTTACAGTTTTTAGAAAACTACAAGCGTATTGTTCGCCTAATAGGCGATAGTTTCCCCGACTGTGGCATCGAAATATTGCTACATAATCTAAGTAACCCATCCAAAGCTTTATACCATATTAAAAACAATGTTACAGGTAGAAATGTGGAAGCTCCCGCAACTAATTTGGTGATGGATTTAAAGCGAAGAGATACGAATAAGGAGGACAAACTTAATTACGAACTCAATATAGGTTCCCGACGATTTAAGTGCACCACCATCCCTATTTATAAAGATAAAATGGGTATAGTGGGTGCTATTTGCATCAATGTTGACTATAATTTTTTGAATGAGGAAGTGCGGAACAATCCAAAGTTAATCGATAAATTTTTAGATACCCTCTGCAAGGTTGACATGAAGTTAGATGAAAATATTCTAAGCAAGAACGAATATGAAAAAGCCTTAAAAGGAAAACGCCATTTTAGGGATGTTAGTGAACACCTTTAA